One window from the genome of Candidatus Didemnitutus sp. encodes:
- a CDS encoding DUF4097 family beta strand repeat protein, with the protein MLTALRRLALLALSLAAAASLSATVTEKFTQTYPLAADGTVSLDNVNGTVEIVGWDKNEVSVEAEKSAASADSLKRIEILVEATPDHVAIKTKLEKKWFSFGFNRAEVRYKLHVPATATLNKIDVVNADVHVRGVKGYVDLDTVNGSIDAEGLGRGGRFDTVNGSIRASFVEVAAKDRIVLDTVNGSATVTLPANAAFSLKADSVNGSISCDYPITIGKAGRRHLNGSVNGGGAEVVLDSVNGGLAVRASR; encoded by the coding sequence ATGCTCACCGCCCTCCGCCGCCTCGCCCTCCTCGCCCTGTCTCTCGCCGCCGCCGCCTCGCTTTCGGCGACGGTGACAGAGAAGTTCACTCAAACCTACCCGCTCGCCGCCGACGGCACGGTGTCACTCGACAACGTCAACGGCACGGTCGAGATCGTGGGCTGGGACAAAAACGAGGTTAGCGTCGAGGCCGAGAAATCAGCCGCGTCAGCCGACAGTCTGAAGCGCATCGAGATCCTCGTCGAGGCCACGCCGGATCACGTCGCCATCAAGACGAAGCTCGAGAAGAAATGGTTCTCCTTCGGCTTCAACCGCGCTGAAGTCCGCTACAAGCTCCACGTGCCCGCCACCGCGACCCTGAACAAAATCGACGTCGTGAACGCGGATGTCCACGTCCGCGGCGTCAAAGGCTACGTCGATCTCGACACCGTCAACGGTTCCATCGACGCCGAAGGCCTCGGCCGCGGCGGTCGCTTCGACACCGTCAACGGCTCCATCCGCGCCAGCTTTGTCGAAGTCGCCGCGAAAGATCGCATCGTCCTCGATACCGTCAACGGCTCCGCCACAGTCACGCTCCCCGCCAACGCCGCCTTCAGTCTCAAGGCCGACTCCGTCAACGGCAGCATTTCGTGCGACTATCCGATCACGATCGGCAAAGCCGGCAGACGTCACCTCAACGGCAGCGTCAACGGCGGCGGTGCCGAAGTCGTGCTCGATTCCGTCAACGGCGGCCTCGCCGTCCGCGCCAGCCGCTGA
- a CDS encoding DUF4097 family beta strand repeat protein: MISSALRLPAFLAAATLLVTSASAKVTEKFSQTHPLGATGTVALTNMNGDVEIVGWDKAEVSIEAEKSARTDEELKRIEIVVEATADHVSIKTKHQRTEGGSWWHRNDNVSGAVHYVVHVPAKLLRVKIDAMNSNISTDKVSAAMKLETMNGRIRANGLTGDAEFDTMNGRISASFDRLGAGQKVNVDTMNGQCEIFVPADASARVNASSMNGHVSSELPITVEKSSRRSLHGALGKGEASLSMDSMNGSLSIRART; encoded by the coding sequence ATGATCTCTTCCGCGCTCCGCCTGCCTGCTTTCCTCGCCGCCGCCACTCTTCTCGTCACCAGCGCCTCCGCCAAGGTCACCGAGAAATTCAGCCAGACCCATCCGCTCGGCGCCACCGGCACCGTCGCCCTCACCAACATGAACGGCGACGTGGAGATCGTCGGCTGGGACAAGGCGGAGGTCAGCATCGAGGCGGAAAAATCCGCCCGGACCGACGAGGAGCTGAAACGCATCGAGATCGTCGTCGAGGCGACCGCCGATCACGTTTCGATCAAGACCAAGCACCAGCGGACCGAGGGCGGTTCGTGGTGGCACCGCAACGACAACGTCTCGGGCGCCGTGCACTACGTCGTCCACGTTCCCGCGAAGCTCCTGCGCGTGAAGATCGACGCGATGAATTCCAACATTTCCACCGACAAGGTCAGCGCCGCGATGAAGCTCGAGACCATGAACGGCCGCATCCGCGCCAACGGCCTGACCGGCGACGCCGAGTTCGACACGATGAACGGCCGCATCTCGGCCTCGTTCGACCGCCTCGGCGCCGGCCAGAAGGTCAACGTCGACACCATGAATGGCCAGTGCGAGATCTTCGTTCCCGCCGACGCCAGCGCCCGCGTGAACGCCTCCTCGATGAACGGCCACGTCTCCAGCGAACTTCCGATCACCGTCGAAAAATCCTCCCGTCGCTCCCTGCATGGCGCGCTCGGCAAGGGCGAGGCCTCGCTCTCGATGGATTCCATGAACGGCTCGCTTTCGATCCGCGCCCGCACCTGA
- a CDS encoding ABC transporter permease codes for MLQDLRFALRLLARSPGFTVATILVLAVGIGLNSGMFTFVYSLAFTPRPFAEPDRIVQVFSLNRKQRDDSQLFSHQVWSELAERRELFSAVAAFKHTLVGHQAGGETRRAFASLVSANYFSTLGVPLVRGRAFTAEESRPGAGIPSVIVSHAHWRKTGFAADMVGRTLRINEQLFTVVGITPESFSGTTALFGPEFYFPLGMFDALENVRIGEERRALGRNDSFNLFVFARLAPGVELATATAALDALGTNLERTFPVDFKDHTITAGPLPRLGTSSSPRSEGPVKLFALVLLGLAGAVLLIVCLNLAGLLLARGQSRRKEFAIRLALGGSRARLVRQLCIEGFLVAAIGGALGMIAAHVALDLLVGAFEARLPLTLFPTTAGSGVVVAATTALCVGATLVFSLGPALRLSRGDVLTDLKLQSGTEAAAPRGAWWRPRHPLLVAQVALSLALLIVAGLFLRTALGVSRTDHGFHADNTVVAEVDASLGKLDETRSLEYFRAASQKLAALPGVQSVSIAAIVPYGFNSVGRSVRRDGPPPAKGSRPATAAEGRAYSASWNAVGADYFTTLGLALRDGRAFTESESLNSGAPRVAIIDEGLARALWPEGGAVGRFIRDTDGGDSNAAALQVVGVVSSTRMDFFEEDTPRAIYVPFAQGFYANAHFHVRPAVDAEPVATRLVGQVRETLADAMPGVPIFKVRTFRDHAESSLDVWAMRLGSLLLGVFSAFAMFVAVVGIYSVKAYQVSRRTREIGIRMALGALPAAVQSLILREGLATAAIGLGFGLLLGLGLNRALASVLHGVRGFDPVVLGACTTLFFLAAAIACWIPARRATKVNPLEALRAE; via the coding sequence ATGCTCCAAGACCTCCGCTTCGCTCTCCGCCTCCTCGCCCGCTCGCCGGGCTTCACGGTCGCGACGATCCTCGTGCTCGCCGTCGGGATCGGCCTGAACAGTGGCATGTTCACGTTCGTTTACTCGCTCGCGTTCACGCCGCGACCCTTCGCCGAGCCTGACCGCATCGTGCAGGTCTTTTCCCTGAACCGGAAGCAACGCGACGACAGCCAACTCTTCTCGCATCAAGTCTGGAGCGAGCTCGCCGAACGCCGCGAACTCTTCTCCGCCGTCGCCGCGTTCAAGCACACGCTCGTCGGCCATCAAGCCGGCGGCGAAACCCGCCGCGCATTCGCGTCGCTCGTCTCGGCCAATTACTTCTCCACTCTCGGCGTGCCGCTGGTGCGCGGCCGCGCCTTCACCGCCGAGGAATCGCGTCCCGGCGCCGGCATCCCGTCCGTCATCGTCAGCCACGCGCACTGGCGGAAGACCGGATTCGCCGCCGACATGGTCGGCCGCACGCTGCGCATCAACGAGCAGCTCTTCACTGTCGTCGGTATCACCCCGGAGAGCTTCAGCGGCACCACCGCGCTCTTCGGACCGGAATTCTACTTCCCCTTGGGCATGTTCGATGCGCTGGAAAATGTCCGCATCGGCGAGGAGCGCCGGGCCCTCGGGCGGAACGATTCGTTCAACCTCTTCGTCTTCGCGCGTCTCGCGCCGGGCGTGGAACTCGCCACGGCCACGGCGGCCTTGGATGCGCTCGGGACGAACCTCGAACGCACGTTCCCGGTCGATTTCAAGGACCACACCATCACCGCCGGCCCGCTGCCGCGACTGGGCACAAGCTCCTCGCCGCGCTCGGAAGGTCCGGTGAAGCTTTTCGCCCTCGTCCTGCTCGGGCTCGCCGGCGCCGTGCTGCTCATTGTGTGCCTCAACCTCGCTGGCCTGCTCCTCGCACGCGGGCAGTCGCGTCGCAAGGAGTTCGCCATCCGCCTCGCCCTCGGCGGCAGCCGCGCGCGACTCGTGCGGCAACTCTGCATCGAGGGCTTTCTGGTCGCCGCCATCGGCGGAGCCCTCGGCATGATCGCCGCGCATGTCGCCCTCGATCTGCTCGTCGGTGCGTTCGAAGCCCGGCTGCCTCTGACGCTGTTCCCGACCACCGCCGGCTCGGGCGTCGTCGTCGCCGCGACCACCGCACTTTGCGTCGGAGCGACGCTGGTCTTTTCCCTCGGGCCGGCGTTGCGGCTCTCGCGCGGCGACGTGCTGACCGACCTCAAGCTCCAGAGCGGCACCGAGGCCGCCGCGCCGCGTGGCGCGTGGTGGCGGCCGCGTCACCCGCTGCTCGTCGCCCAGGTCGCGCTGTCACTCGCGTTGCTCATCGTCGCGGGTCTCTTCCTGCGCACCGCGCTCGGCGTGTCGCGCACTGACCACGGCTTCCACGCCGACAACACGGTCGTCGCCGAAGTCGATGCGTCGCTGGGCAAGCTCGATGAGACGCGCAGCCTGGAGTATTTCCGCGCCGCTTCGCAGAAGCTCGCCGCCTTGCCGGGAGTGCAGTCCGTCTCCATCGCCGCGATCGTGCCCTACGGCTTCAACAGCGTCGGCCGCAGCGTCCGCCGCGACGGTCCGCCGCCCGCGAAGGGCAGCCGCCCCGCCACCGCCGCCGAAGGCCGCGCCTACAGCGCCAGTTGGAACGCCGTGGGCGCCGACTACTTCACCACGCTCGGTCTCGCCCTGCGCGACGGCCGGGCGTTCACCGAATCCGAGTCGCTCAACTCGGGCGCGCCGCGCGTCGCCATCATCGATGAAGGCCTCGCCCGCGCGCTCTGGCCCGAAGGCGGTGCAGTCGGCCGGTTCATTCGCGACACGGACGGCGGCGATTCCAACGCGGCGGCCTTGCAGGTCGTCGGCGTCGTCTCGTCGACCCGGATGGATTTCTTCGAGGAAGACACGCCGCGTGCGATCTACGTGCCGTTCGCTCAAGGATTCTACGCCAACGCCCATTTCCACGTCCGGCCCGCCGTCGATGCGGAGCCGGTCGCGACACGACTCGTCGGCCAGGTCCGCGAGACGCTCGCCGACGCCATGCCGGGCGTGCCGATCTTCAAGGTGCGCACCTTCCGCGATCACGCCGAGTCGTCCCTCGATGTCTGGGCCATGCGCCTCGGCTCGCTGCTGCTCGGAGTGTTCTCGGCCTTCGCGATGTTCGTCGCCGTGGTCGGCATCTATTCGGTGAAAGCATACCAAGTTTCCCGCCGCACGCGTGAGATCGGCATTCGCATGGCGCTCGGCGCGCTGCCCGCGGCAGTGCAATCGCTCATCTTGCGCGAGGGCCTGGCCACGGCCGCGATCGGTCTCGGCTTCGGTCTGCTTCTCGGGCTCGGCCTCAATCGCGCGCTGGCCTCCGTGCTGCACGGCGTGCGCGGCTTCGACCCGGTCGTCCTCGGGGCGTGCACCACGCTGTTTTTCCTCGCTGCGGCGATCGCCTGCTGGATTCCAGCCCGGCGTGCGACCAAGGTGAATCCCCTCGAGGCCCTGCGCGCGGAATAA
- a CDS encoding ABC transporter permease, whose translation MTSLLQDLRFSLRVLAKTPAFTVTAIVVLALGIGVNTAIFSLVHELVFSARPWPNESQVVQLYTQDEKKPDRFRMFSYPAYEQLRKDQTTFTDILAHNLTMVGIGEGEATRRVFGALVSANYFSTLQVPLVRGRAFTPEEEKPGAAIPVAIASYNLWKRENFAPDLLGRVIRVNERQFTIVGIAPEGFSGTMMLLGPEIYFPLGCYDQLQNDFDATRERALGRTDAYNLFLVVRLKPGLTIANADAPLKALAAGLQKTFPVEFKEQTLTSRHLPRLSSSNAPAEEQSLGVLGTTLIAMSSIVLLIASLNLANMLLARGTARRKEFAVRLALGGSRGRIVQQLLTEGFVLSLVGGALGFVIGAWSTTGLVQAVGRIAPVGLFFHGAANPMLYAATFAFCSLATVFFALGPALKFSRADVLTDLKEQSGEDTTHRHRWRFLPRNPLVVAQLALSLGLLIAAGLFIRGATAAASVDTGFRANDTLLVELDASLGGYNAERGLELYRRASERVAALPGVQSASLGSVVPFGIVSLSRSVQLAGVHPAPDAKPATAAEGLAYGARWNSIGADYFATMGLPLLRGRAFTAIETDHKGAPAVAIIDEVLARKLFPNGDALGQRIQYAERNAPRAAGGDGPSSGVSETLQKRADEAPTLEIVGIVPATKWELFGDSSNGVIYEPFAQGYQSNVFLHVRTATPLAGTARQAMIDTIRRELRTAATGVPVLDLKTFGQHLDASFQLWITRIGAIMFSVFGGLAMALAAVGLYGVKAYAVARRTREIGIRMALGAEPIAVQRMILREGLTMTLVGTGLGLLLGLGIGQVLRSLLYKVSPLDPMTFVVAPVVLIVAAMLACWLPARRATKVNPLTALRSE comes from the coding sequence ATGACCTCCCTGCTTCAGGATCTCCGCTTCTCCCTGCGCGTGCTGGCCAAAACGCCTGCCTTCACCGTCACCGCCATCGTCGTGCTGGCCCTGGGCATCGGTGTGAACACCGCCATTTTCAGCCTCGTGCACGAACTCGTCTTCAGCGCCCGCCCGTGGCCAAACGAGTCGCAAGTCGTGCAGCTCTACACCCAGGACGAGAAGAAGCCCGACCGCTTCCGCATGTTCTCCTACCCGGCCTACGAGCAACTGCGGAAAGACCAGACAACCTTCACCGACATCCTCGCCCACAACCTCACCATGGTCGGCATCGGCGAGGGCGAGGCGACGCGACGCGTCTTCGGCGCGCTCGTCAGCGCCAACTACTTCAGCACGCTGCAAGTCCCGCTCGTCCGCGGCCGTGCCTTCACGCCGGAAGAGGAAAAACCCGGCGCGGCGATTCCGGTCGCGATCGCCAGCTACAACCTCTGGAAGCGCGAAAACTTCGCACCCGACCTGCTCGGCCGCGTCATCCGCGTCAACGAGCGGCAGTTCACCATCGTCGGCATCGCGCCCGAGGGCTTCAGCGGCACCATGATGCTGCTCGGTCCCGAAATCTATTTTCCGCTCGGCTGCTACGATCAGCTGCAAAACGACTTCGACGCCACGCGCGAGCGCGCACTCGGACGGACCGACGCCTACAACCTCTTCCTCGTCGTGCGGCTGAAGCCCGGCCTGACCATCGCGAACGCCGACGCGCCGCTCAAGGCTCTCGCCGCCGGCCTGCAAAAAACCTTCCCGGTCGAGTTTAAGGAGCAGACGCTCACCTCGCGCCACCTGCCGCGCCTCAGCTCGAGCAACGCCCCCGCCGAGGAGCAATCGCTCGGCGTCCTCGGCACCACGCTGATCGCCATGTCGTCGATCGTGCTGCTCATCGCCTCGCTCAACCTCGCCAACATGCTCCTCGCCCGCGGCACGGCCCGCCGCAAGGAATTTGCCGTGCGTCTCGCGCTCGGCGGATCCCGCGGCCGCATCGTGCAGCAGTTGCTCACCGAAGGCTTCGTGCTGTCGCTCGTCGGCGGCGCGCTCGGCTTCGTCATCGGCGCATGGTCGACCACCGGACTTGTGCAGGCCGTCGGCCGCATCGCGCCTGTCGGACTCTTTTTCCACGGCGCGGCCAATCCCATGCTCTACGCCGCGACGTTCGCCTTCTGCTCGCTCGCGACGGTCTTCTTCGCCCTCGGGCCCGCGCTGAAATTCTCGCGCGCCGACGTGCTCACCGATCTCAAGGAACAATCCGGCGAGGACACCACGCACCGCCACCGCTGGCGGTTCCTGCCGCGCAATCCCCTCGTCGTCGCCCAACTCGCGCTCTCGCTCGGCCTGCTCATCGCCGCCGGCCTCTTCATCCGCGGCGCGACCGCCGCCGCCAGCGTCGACACCGGTTTCCGCGCCAACGACACGCTGCTCGTCGAACTCGACGCCAGCCTCGGCGGCTACAACGCCGAACGCGGCCTCGAACTCTACCGCCGCGCCTCCGAACGCGTCGCCGCGCTGCCCGGCGTGCAATCCGCGAGCCTCGGCTCCGTCGTGCCGTTCGGCATCGTTTCGCTGAGCCGCAGCGTGCAGCTCGCCGGCGTGCATCCCGCGCCGGACGCCAAACCCGCGACCGCCGCCGAAGGCCTCGCCTACGGCGCGCGCTGGAACAGCATCGGCGCCGACTATTTCGCGACCATGGGCCTGCCGCTGCTGCGCGGCCGCGCCTTCACCGCCATCGAGACCGATCACAAGGGCGCGCCCGCCGTCGCCATCATCGACGAGGTCCTCGCGCGAAAACTCTTCCCGAACGGCGACGCCCTCGGCCAGCGCATCCAATACGCCGAGCGCAACGCCCCGCGCGCCGCGGGCGGCGACGGCCCCAGCAGCGGCGTGAGCGAGACGCTCCAGAAACGCGCCGACGAAGCGCCGACGCTCGAAATCGTCGGCATCGTGCCCGCGACCAAATGGGAACTTTTCGGCGACAGCTCGAACGGCGTGATCTACGAACCGTTCGCCCAAGGCTACCAGAGCAACGTGTTCCTGCATGTCCGCACCGCCACTCCGCTCGCCGGGACCGCGCGTCAGGCGATGATCGACACCATCCGCCGCGAACTGCGCACCGCCGCCACCGGCGTGCCCGTGCTCGACCTCAAGACCTTCGGGCAGCACCTCGACGCTTCCTTCCAGCTCTGGATCACGCGCATCGGCGCGATCATGTTCTCGGTTTTCGGCGGCCTCGCCATGGCGCTCGCCGCCGTCGGCCTCTACGGCGTGAAAGCCTACGCCGTTGCCCGCCGCACCCGCGAAATCGGCATCCGCATGGCGCTCGGCGCCGAGCCGATCGCGGTCCAGCGCATGATCCTCCGCGAAGGTCTGACCATGACGCTCGTCGGCACCGGACTTGGCCTGTTGCTGGGTCTCGGCATCGGTCAAGTGTTGCGCTCGCTGCTCTACAAGGTCAGTCCGCTCGACCCGATGACCTTCGTCGTCGCGCCCGTCGTGCTGATCGTGGCCGCCATGCTCGCCTGCTGGCTCCCCGCGCGACGCGCCACCAAGGTCAACCCGCTCACCGCCCTCCGCTCCGAATAA
- a CDS encoding ABC transporter permease, with amino-acid sequence MSTLLHDLRFAVRLFAKSPGFTAVAVATLAVAIGVNSAIFSLVNGLLLKSVVLERPQEVVSVFSARKDASRDYRQFSFTEYQSLLEAKDVFTQVAAVNFSLAGIGREPGEMHRSFVFMVTDGFFPLMGAKPAAGRFFNAEETRPNSNVPVVVASYALWQRMGGRADFVGSTLRVNDRPYTVIGIAPEGFSGISALIAPEVWLPTGVFSQIASAFGDGADVRDLAALKNYTLNVYARLAPGLTLESAKARLPVLEQRLTALQPPDAQGTREIQLTVPSKFSISTSPESDGSLTLLATLLIAMAGAVLLIASLNLANMLLARGTARAREMAVRLAIGASRGQIVRQLLVEGLLLSLLGGGLGLLLSYWSNTLLENSFTALLSSMNFTLAGGLKPDATVLTVTTLFCLLSTLVFSLGPALKAARTDVVTDLKSTGAEATGTGRFNRFFAPRHILVMVQMTLSLVLLFSAGLFFRGALNASGLDKGFDPANAVLAEMDFSLSGTLQQEGLRRMSDLADRVRALPGVESAGYTTLIPYGNITNTTRIMPASEAMPVTTDPKAPRPGAGGVEAGITPGFLRSIGVRILRGRDFTETEARDKNSPKVVIVDEGMAAKLFPNGDALGQRVKFTQPPTDGSVNELEIVGICSAHRHDLQDNSGNAAARRVYFPLAQRYNASVFLVTRFAARDPQAVLATLPSFRAELRRIDAALPLLQLVPYTSFLERSITLWIVRLGAVLFGIFGGVALALAVVGVYGVKAYAVERRTREIGIRMALGAEQRDVFALIMKQGALQTVVSVAAGAVLSLLVGQVLASALFKVSPMDPLALGLSAALLSAATLAACFIPARRATRVSPTIALRAE; translated from the coding sequence ATGTCCACGCTCCTCCACGACCTCCGTTTCGCCGTCCGTCTGTTCGCCAAAAGCCCCGGCTTCACCGCCGTCGCCGTCGCCACGCTCGCCGTCGCCATCGGCGTCAACTCCGCCATCTTTTCCCTCGTCAACGGCCTGCTCCTGAAGTCCGTCGTGCTCGAGCGACCGCAGGAGGTCGTGAGCGTCTTCTCCGCGCGTAAGGACGCGTCGCGCGACTACCGCCAGTTCTCCTTCACCGAATACCAGTCGCTCCTCGAGGCGAAGGACGTCTTCACCCAGGTCGCGGCGGTGAACTTCTCCCTCGCCGGCATCGGCCGCGAGCCGGGCGAGATGCACCGCAGCTTCGTGTTCATGGTCACCGACGGCTTCTTCCCGCTCATGGGCGCGAAGCCCGCCGCCGGCCGTTTCTTCAACGCCGAGGAAACCCGCCCGAACTCGAACGTCCCCGTCGTCGTCGCCAGCTACGCGCTGTGGCAGCGGATGGGCGGCCGCGCCGACTTCGTCGGTTCCACGCTGCGCGTCAACGACCGCCCCTACACCGTCATCGGCATCGCCCCCGAAGGCTTCTCCGGCATCAGCGCGCTCATCGCGCCCGAAGTCTGGCTGCCCACCGGCGTCTTCTCGCAAATCGCCTCGGCCTTCGGCGACGGTGCCGACGTGCGCGATCTCGCCGCGTTGAAAAACTACACGCTCAACGTCTACGCCCGCCTCGCCCCCGGCCTCACGCTCGAATCCGCCAAGGCCCGCCTGCCCGTCCTCGAACAACGCCTCACGGCGCTCCAGCCGCCCGACGCGCAAGGCACGCGCGAGATTCAGCTCACCGTCCCGAGCAAGTTCAGCATCAGCACGAGCCCCGAGTCCGACGGCTCGCTCACCCTCCTCGCCACGCTGCTCATCGCGATGGCCGGCGCGGTCCTGCTCATCGCCTCGCTCAACCTCGCCAACATGCTCCTCGCCCGCGGCACCGCGCGCGCCCGCGAGATGGCCGTCCGTCTCGCCATCGGCGCCAGCCGCGGCCAGATCGTGCGCCAGCTCCTCGTCGAGGGCCTGCTCCTTTCGCTGCTCGGCGGCGGCCTCGGCCTCTTGCTCAGCTATTGGTCGAACACGCTGCTCGAAAACTCGTTCACCGCGCTGCTCAGCTCGATGAACTTCACCCTCGCCGGCGGCCTCAAGCCCGACGCCACCGTCCTCACGGTCACGACGCTCTTCTGCCTGCTCTCGACGCTCGTCTTCAGCCTCGGGCCCGCCCTCAAGGCCGCGCGCACCGATGTCGTCACCGACCTGAAATCCACCGGCGCCGAGGCGACCGGCACGGGCCGCTTCAACCGCTTCTTCGCGCCGCGCCACATTCTCGTCATGGTGCAGATGACGCTCTCGCTCGTCCTCCTGTTCAGCGCCGGCCTCTTCTTCCGCGGCGCGCTCAACGCCAGCGGTCTCGACAAGGGCTTCGATCCCGCCAACGCCGTGCTCGCCGAGATGGATTTCTCGCTCAGCGGCACGCTGCAGCAGGAAGGCCTCCGCCGCATGAGCGATCTCGCCGACCGCGTCCGCGCGCTGCCCGGCGTCGAATCCGCCGGCTACACCACGCTCATCCCCTACGGCAACATCACCAACACCACGCGCATCATGCCCGCGAGCGAGGCGATGCCCGTCACCACCGACCCGAAAGCCCCGCGCCCCGGGGCCGGCGGCGTCGAGGCGGGCATCACGCCCGGCTTCCTCCGCTCCATCGGCGTGCGCATCCTCCGCGGCCGCGACTTCACCGAGACCGAGGCCCGCGACAAGAACTCGCCCAAGGTCGTCATCGTCGACGAAGGCATGGCCGCAAAACTCTTCCCCAACGGCGACGCCCTCGGCCAGCGCGTGAAGTTCACCCAGCCGCCGACCGATGGTTCGGTCAACGAACTCGAGATCGTCGGCATCTGCTCCGCGCACCGCCACGATTTGCAGGACAACTCCGGCAACGCCGCCGCGCGCCGCGTCTACTTCCCGCTCGCGCAGCGCTACAACGCCTCCGTCTTCCTCGTCACACGCTTCGCCGCCCGCGACCCGCAAGCCGTCCTCGCCACGCTCCCGTCCTTCCGCGCCGAGCTGCGCCGCATCGACGCCGCGCTGCCGCTGCTCCAGCTCGTGCCCTACACCTCGTTCCTCGAGCGCAGCATCACGCTCTGGATCGTGCGCCTCGGCGCCGTGCTGTTCGGCATCTTCGGCGGCGTCGCCCTCGCCCTCGCCGTCGTCGGCGTCTACGGCGTGAAGGCCTACGCCGTCGAGCGCCGCACCCGCGAGATCGGCATCCGGATGGCGCTCGGCGCCGAACAGCGCGACGTCTTCGCCCTGATCATGAAGCAGGGCGCGCTGCAAACTGTCGTCTCCGTCGCCGCCGGTGCCGTGCTCTCGCTGCTCGTCGGCCAGGTGCTCGCCAGCGCGCTGTTCAAGGTCAGCCCGATGGACCCGCTCGCGCTCGGCCTCTCGGCCGCGCTGCTCAGCGCCGCGACGCTCGCGGCCTGCTTCATTCCCGCCCGCCGCGCCACGCGCGTCAGCCCGACCATCGCCCTCCGCGCCGAATAG